TGAGGAGGCGCAGCTGATTCTCACAAAAAGCGGGGAAACACGTAAATCTGCAAGCGAACTTACTTTAGCTTATACCGGTATTACAGAACCGGACATAGTTCGAAAACGAATTCTAGTTGAGATTCATAACTTGGCATCTGTAGTCCAGCAATACCCTGGTGCCTTTAGCACAAAACGGGTTGAAAGGCTGATGAGGGTCAAAAGAACTAACAAGGTGCCGCCTATTATTCAGGCAGACGATATCAATTTGTAGATTTCAGTCAAGCACTAAAGATACAGCATAGGAAACATAGAAATGAGGTCCATAGCTAATTTGCCAGTGCTATTCTCAACCCTACTGTTACGCCCTATACGTGCTGTATGTTCTCAAATGATTGCCAACTTTATAGAAAGCTCTAAATGCTTCCCATTTGATGACATAATAACCATTGAAAGAATTATAAAACATGGTTTTAAGAAAGATAAATATTGCTTTGTAAAGGATGACATCTGTATAAGCTATTATCATGGAGCCCCTTTAATAGACCAAAATTTACAATACTCTGTTACATTTGAAGCAAATGGCAGTGAAAGTACTGCCAGCATGAATTTGAATAAGAGTTCTTTAACAAGGATATATTCTGGAACGGTAATATTATTACACGGATTTCGGGTATCCAAAGAATTCATGTTGAACTCGGCAATATATTTTCGTTTCTTAGGTTATCATGTTGTTGTTCCAGATCTCCTCGGTCATGGTGAATCAGGTGGGATTAAGAAATATGGAGTTTATGATAGCAAACTCATTAACCCTTTTATTAACAACCTCATTGAAGCAGATATTATTAAGAAGGATAATTTTTATATTGTTGGGAACTCAATGGGCGCCTTAA
The DNA window shown above is from Microbulbifer variabilis and carries:
- a CDS encoding alpha/beta hydrolase; this encodes MRSIANLPVLFSTLLLRPIRAVCSQMIANFIESSKCFPFDDIITIERIIKHGFKKDKYCFVKDDICISYYHGAPLIDQNLQYSVTFEANGSESTASMNLNKSSLTRIYSGTVILLHGFRVSKEFMLNSAIYFRFLGYHVVVPDLLGHGESGGIKKYGVYDSKLINPFINNLIEADIIKKDNFYIVGNSMGALTATYISNLRTDISGVILLAPMPQFDQALYNHSKVTHPILSKIIPEQDIRKGASLVLEKNNINLEDTNIIPLIQSSKTPILLISSDTDRIAPYSDYKSLSQDNIDLVKIHNRNHQSMTTIGDDEHISIIRWLNKTEKE